The Diospyros lotus cultivar Yz01 chromosome 11, ASM1463336v1, whole genome shotgun sequence region aaaaataaaattcaaataagattatttaattattatttttaatacaataattagtaTGGCcctctatacatatatattatatatataaagtcaAAAAGGACAGTTCTACCCGAATCCCGAAGTAAGAACTCATCAAAATTCGAGCGGATTTTTACCCACCCGTAATTATTACCCGCCATTTCCGCTCGCATTGCTTTCTAATTATTGCTTGCGCGTTGCGACAATCCAattgttttcttcctcttcttctttttttgttttctttaaattGAAAACATAGGTTTTGGCGGTAACTGTTTCTTGGAAATAATGAGCCGAAAGGTCCACAACGGGAACTCATCCATCCCCACTGGACAGGATGGCAGCTTTGTTGAATATTTGCCCCAACCGCATGTGCATTCCAGTCCAATCGATTTGGCTAACCAACCAAGCCAATGCCCTTCACTCATTCGACGTTACAATCACTATCAACTTAAATATCTATCAAATGGGCACCGTTACGGTCACATAATTGCTGGAAAACGACTTTGTTTATGGGATGAAACTAAGACTAGTTAGTTAGACTTGAGTGTAATTACAGGCTCAGTCTCAAGTCACCAAAAATGCAAACCTCAGAAGAAGGGTCTAACTTTTTTACAGTTTCTTCACCAATTTTCGAGTTCAAACCAAACACCCAAgtgagaagagaaaaaaaaaaccaaaaaagcaGGAAAATAGTGCTGAATTCTTTCTGCTCCTAGCAAGGATTAGCAATGGTAGCCCAACACAGACCCATCGCTGACGGAAATGGCGACCCGACAATCCGCTCTGGCCTCCACGTGGTGGGCGAAGAAATGCAGGAGACCGACCCGGCCCGCCATCTCCATCTTCGACTCGATCTCCATCGTGGGCCCCACCCGCGCGGCGCTGAGGCCGTCGGAGATGGTGGGGCCCACATTCTCCGGGGAGGCCGAGCCCGAGGCGAGGGGGAAGGACTGAACGGAGAAGGTGGCGGCCATGTACTGGGTGCGGCCGGCGGAGATCTTGCCGGCGGGGATGAACATGAAGCCCACCTGGGTGCCGGAGTAGAGGAGCTGGAGGGTGCTGTCGTAGTGGGTGAAGGAAGCGCGGTTGGGGTTGTTGACGGCCACGTACTGGGAGAAGGTGAAGTTGACGGTGCCATTGCCGGCGGAGAAGGTGGGGAGCTCGACGGAGTTGACGGCGATCTTGGGCTCCTTGGGCTTGAAGAGGGTGAAGTAGACGATGAGGATGACGATGACCACGAAGATCAAGAAGATGGTGGCCACCACGCACGACGCCAAGTTTGTCCGACCGGACGGCGGCCGTTGCCGGTGTTTGCTCATcgtctagagagagagagagagagagagattgaagagcAAGCAAGTGGATATTGAAGAGTGAGGAAGGAAagtcttcttttattttttgctttactGTAAAATTTTGTCTTTGCATACAAAGAAATTGAGACAAAGTTATTTGGTCGACTGTCACGTGACCTGAAATTATTTGGTGGAGAAGATCATATGTGTTGTTGATGGCATTGGAGAAAAGTTCAGAATAGTATAAATTATATGACATCGAGATGGGTTAGGTTTGAAGACTAACTTAACAAGATCCACTTAAAAGACTATACttctgttatttatttatttttttaaaaataaaactcaccTATAAAGAGAATGATATCTAAGAGGTTATAAACCTCATATACTTTATAGTAGACTATAATATATCACCATGTTCTGCAGTTTGAGAGCCACGACGACAAGTTATGTACTAGCCACAGCTAGTCTTAGACGAACACTATAATATCGATATCACCTCTGTCACTGCATGATTATAACTGGAAGACATGGGGTCGACTCTAATATCACTGTTACACCCCTTAAGTAAAACTTCTCCTAAAAAGTTAGTTGTAAATGAGAGAATGCTTAAAAGGTTATAAACCCCATACCAAAAACCTAAATCtccgttctctttgttgttttcagcctgttttcagtttttaattttttaaaaccataaaaatgcatttattttactattttcaaaaataagaaaaaaaaattgtaaagaaaacccaagaGTGTTTTCAGTCAAAACATACTAAACACGCCAAAACTTGGAAAACACTCTCACCTCATCCTCTTCCCACCCCCAATCTCGCACACAACAACATCCATCATCTCTTCTCTCATTTAtattcttttctcttccttctcaagGCTCGACCGTCAACCGCGCCCGCCAATGCCATCACCCTCGCAAGACGCCGTTGAACGCCCCTCATCGTTCGACTGCCCACTGATTTTGtctcatttcttttctcataTCTCCTccattctcttctttctcttgctggtttttgggtatgttggtcgatggggataagggtaTCAGGTGGTTGGATCTAATTGTTGAAAACCACCGGCCACGGTTGCTAGTGGTGAGTGCTAGTGCGTTTATGTAGGTGTGGGTTTGGTcgaaagtttaagcttagatctatggagatcCGGCCGTTGGATATTGctgattttttggtatgttggtcaatgggGATGAGGGTGTAAAGTGATTGCCTCTAATAGCCGGAAACCACTGGCCATAGTGGCCAGGGGTGATTGACAgtgcatttttcaattttagctaaaaattaaaaattagatttgtaAGGCCCGCTTTCGAATATTCCCATTTATTATAAGATATTCGAAAGAAGGTCATTACAgatgtgatatagaacaaaccataataaaacaaacgattcatttcatttctagtagcggaaattaaattaaggttcaattaCATTTTCATAATCTCATAACcctaggctcgatggccatacaaaataataagaggttCAAATGCCAATAAACAAATAGATTCTCATCACTATAAAgtctc contains the following coding sequences:
- the LOC127813263 gene encoding uncharacterized protein LOC127813263 yields the protein MSKHRQRPPSGRTNLASCVVATIFLIFVVIVILIVYFTLFKPKEPKIAVNSVELPTFSAGNGTVNFTFSQYVAVNNPNRASFTHYDSTLQLLYSGTQVGFMFIPAGKISAGRTQYMAATFSVQSFPLASGSASPENVGPTISDGLSAARVGPTMEIESKMEMAGRVGLLHFFAHHVEARADCRVAISVSDGSVLGYHC